From Bombina bombina isolate aBomBom1 chromosome 1, aBomBom1.pri, whole genome shotgun sequence:
CTGATCTTACGGTATGACACGGTATCATATCTAGAGTAACTGTGTCTGGAAATATCTGGTCTATTACCAAAGAATGGTTGTTCTTCAGCTGATTCAAGATTACTATCACTAGGACTGGGTGAAAGGGAATCCCTGGGCTCATTCTCTTGCTCATCAAAAAATGGTTCTTCCCCATTTTCTATATcatatttattgtttatattttctgcCGATGCGTCGGTAATCAGAATCTCTTCTCCGTCTTGTCTTGTTATAGACTCAGTATGCTTCATAAGACATTTATTATCTGCTTCTGCTATGCTGTCACCTTGTTCCCTATATTCAGCCTCCATTAGCTCTTCAGGTTTGTGTAAATCCAATAATAGGACACTGTTGACAGATGAAcctgaaaataaatataattatagatatattaTAAATATAGATTATTTAGATGATTTCCAACTATTCAATTTATACCAAGGGcagtgtaaaaaaataaagatagcagtctATATTCTTTTTTCCtcttacatctgcatattattgcacattacagaaaaGATAACTGGTCAAATCAGTATCTATTGGGGACACCATCTCAGACCTAGAAAagtgcacaaaaatataaaaaaaagaatcaaataATTAAATAATGCATTTCAACCAATATATGGGTATTTGTCAAATTGTTATGCCTAAATATCAGGGGCCGATCACTAAATTTAAATAACGTGGCAACCAATAGGAAATAAGCTACTTCTTTCCAATTGGTCACAGCTATCACATCATGGCTGTCAATAGGAAAAATGCCTGCAAATTGAAATTATATTCTAGACAGAGTGTTATGCCGTCAATAGGAAAACTAtgtttctttctaaggtggtgacAGTCCACAAAATTCCTTACCTGGGGGAATTCActttctggccaccaggaggaggcaaatacactctACAGCAAagttttaaatatccctcccacttccctctctTTTCCAGTAGTTATTTGCAGTGTCAACAAGGAGCAGGCAAGGATAGAGGTTTTCCAGAATTTGTACTACAGTATTACAGCTATTTATTGCTGTGCATTAGCCTACTtcgtgtgtgagtgtatgttacaATATTTGTCATTTCTTGCATTACTGTTATTTATTTCAATACAATATTATACGTCTTGTAGGTGACTACTACAGTATTTTACATTTCTGGTACTACTGTTGTTATATTGCTATGCAATTGTTTCCTTTGTGTGTTGGTATGTCAGTTTTTCCATATCTTGTTCTACTGTTGTTTTGTGATGTGCACTAATATTCCTTTGTTTGTGCAATTATCCTGCAGCAGGGTCCATGTCTGGTACTACTGCTCTTTGCTATGCTCTGTTATACCTTTATTGGTATAAGGATGTGTCTGTATCTTCCATTTCTGTAATCTATGTACAAGGGTATTCTACAGTATCACATTCCTTGTATTATTGTTGTACATTGCTGTACATCAGTATAACTCTTATGGTGAGTGATTTTTACTGTATACTCTCATATTTTAGTTCCTGTTATGTTTAATGTACTTTGGGGGCTCTGTCCTCAATCCGGTATATTCCATATTTAGGTTTGTGTTTTCTTTCACTTTTATAGGGACTCTGTGATACAGTTTGGATGTATCTGCTGGATTATCACATTAGAGGGTAAATCATTCTTTCATATGCATGTTTTGCATtctagttatgttttttttcattctATCTAATTTTATGATTA
This genomic window contains:
- the ERMN gene encoding ermin is translated as MAENANIAENNEAVPSSAIPVQITDNSAEITTPKLCEISECDSSITPTEENICSHLGNNDQSAIPDLHTEIKTEEEQLESSIQHENESKDIHIQETETEEQDCNNILGSSVNSVLLLDLHKPEELMEAEYREQGDSIAEADNKCLMKHTESITRQDGEEILITDASAENINNKYDIENGEEPFFDEQENEPRDSLSPSPSDSNLESAEEQPFFGNRPDISRHSYSRYDTVSYRKIRKGNTKQRIDEFESMMNI